One Geotrypetes seraphini chromosome 15, aGeoSer1.1, whole genome shotgun sequence genomic window carries:
- the SCARF1 gene encoding scavenger receptor class F member 1 — protein sequence MMKLWELLCACFWLCVVCSSDKELDASGRNVCHSDRVPGAYLCCQGWKQEGRECPTPICDGLDTCKEDEVCVRPAICRCKPGFFGANCKSRCPDQYWGSDCKESCLCHPNGRCDPLTGECQCHSKHWGPLCKFQCSCGSHGHCNPLTGSCQCEPGWWSANCKKQCQCNPSSSRCDPATGLCICKQGWWGHRCSVKCNCNNSSCAQYSGRCECQDGWWGPKCEHSCDCLHGKCNPVSGHCDCDPGYEGQNCRELCAAGFYGPKCKFNCGHCQGGQPCSPVDGSCMRCALGWNGTRCDQHCLPGFYGKDCQEPCPRCRHGETCLPESGHCLSCDPGRLGPRCDSPCPPGKFGDWCLSPCPDCVHGSCDQVTGACVCEPGYWRASCNDTCPEGVFGLNCTSPCACPEGSCHPVSGACKGGWEQQGALIAGILIPLLGLLLCITCCCCCGTHQVDIKDRDTNGKSGTLSRAKHHVQGVLANLSSALPCIPLDSSKLSWVTVSHHDTEIPFNHSFIESPSTGCASENSFSSFDTDEEGPVYCVPPREDNSSAAVDEVEEIKSQNIVPDVSVFNSEDVSHPFPIPRTSSIARVKRPSVSFAEGTKFGPECKTDSTTETPILARKSKIPWSLTKISSFSSYSPSGGEEPPQCGEIHEDNEQVEPKKEDKDYKVSSRTAIWSHRWTMINIPKAIQKNETDDFSKTNSEMKKRKRKSITTVYESVGPAGTLSSTGKISEHRDRLVPPVITCFGGFQRVKQKNKEENRLRINVQGIPMLPKEKRSRVILNSLSKIPCQEDLERTLKSSQKPCNSSVARYQGHEVKKPHTPSSFILNKMVSKADGEAEMSATSYCDNQEKMKICSQPRDLETCEQNFTEEKETEPKYENVSNHNTSFLHSQ from the exons CAATCTGTGATGGCCTGGATACCTGCAAGGAAGATGAGGTGTGTGTTAGACCTGCAATATGCCGATGTAAACCAGGGTTTTTTGGAGCTAACTGCAAGTCAC GTTGTCCTGACCAGTACTGGGGTTCAGACTGCAAGGAGAGCTGCTTGtgtcatccaaatggcagatgtgaCCCTTTGACTGGAGAATGCCAGTGCCATAGCAAGCACTGGGGACCTCTCTGCAAGTTTCAGTGCTCATGTGGGTCACACGGGCACTGCAACCCCCTGACAGGATCCTGTCAGTGTGAGCCCGGCTGGTGGTCAGCCAACTGTAAGAAGCAGTGTCAGTGCAACCCATCCAGCTCTCGCTGTGACCCTGCCACAGGGCTCTGCATCTGCAAGCAGGGTTGGTGGGGTCACCGATGTAGTGTCAAATGCAACTGCAATAACTCATCTTGTGCCCAGTACTCAGGGCGATGCGAGTGCCAAGATGGCTGGTGGGGGCCAAAGTGTGAGCACTCGTGTGACTGCCTGCACGGGAAGTGCAACCCTGTGAGTGGACACTGCGACTGTGACCCAGGGTATGAGGGGCAGAACTGCCGAGAGCTGTGTGCTGCTGGTTTCTATGGACCAAAGTGCAAATTCAA CTGTGGACACTGCCAGGGAGGGCAGCCTTGCTCGCCAGTGGATGGTTCCTGTATGAGATGTGCCCTGGGCTGGAATGGCACACGCTGTGATCAGCACTGCTTACCTGGGTTCTATGGGAAAGATTGTCAAGAGCCTTGCCCACGCTGCCGCCATGGGGAGACATGCCTTCCAGAGAGTGGGCACTGTTTATCCTGTGATCCTGGAAGGCTAGGACCCAG ATGTGATTCTCCCTGTCCCCCTGGAAAGTTTGGAGATTGGTGCCTGTCCCCTTGCCCAGATTGTGTGCATGGCAGCTGTGATCAAGTGACTGGAGCATGTGTGTGTGAGCCAGGCTACTGGAGAGCCAG CTGTAATGACACCTGCCCAGAGGGAGTCTTTGGGCTGAACTGCACTTCTCCCTGTGCTTGTCCAGAGGGCTCGTGCCACCCTGTCTCTGGAGCCTGTAAAGGGG GATGGGAGCAGCAAGGAGCTCTGATCGCAGGAATCCTCATTCCTCTCCTTGGACTGCTGCTTTGTATCacatgttgctgctgctgtggaACACATCAAGTAGATATAAAAGACAG AGATACTAATGGGAAGAGTGGTACTCTATCCAGAGCGAAGCATCATGTTCAAGGAGTCCTAGCAAACCTGAGTTCTGCATTACCATGTATCCCACTAGACAGCTCCAAGCTTTCCTGGGTTACAG TCTCCCATCATGACACAGAGATTCCTTTTAACCACAGCTTTATTGAGTCGCCTTCCACAGGCTGTGCTTCGGAGAATTCCTTCTCTTCTTTTGACACTGATGAAGAAGGTCCCGTTTACTGTGTTCCCCCCAGAGAAG ATAATTCTTCAGCTGCAGTGGATGAGGTTGAAGAGATAAAGTCACAGAACATTGTGCCTGATGTATCAGTATTTAACTCTGAAGATGTTTCTCATCCTTTTCCTATTCCACGAACTTCTAGCATTGCCAGAGTCAAGAGGCCTTCTGTTTCTTTTGCAGAAGGGACTAAGTTTGGTCCTGAGTGTAAAACAGACTCTACAACCGAGACACCAATTCTTGCCCGAAAGTCCAAGATCCCATGGAGTCTTACCAAAATCTCCTCTTTCTCATCATATTCTCCATCCGGAGGGGAAGAACCACCACAATGTGGTGAGATTCATGAAGACAATGAACAGGTAGAGCCCAAGAAAGAAGACAAAGATTATAAAGTATCCTCTAGAACAGCTATATGGAGTCACAGATGGACAATGATCAACATACCAAAAGCTATCCAAAAAAATGAAACAGATGACTTTTCAAAAACAAATTCTgaaatgaagaaaagaaaaaggaaaagtaTAACAACAGTTTATGAAAGTGTTGGACCCGCTGGGACATTGTCTTCAACTGGTAAAATCTCAGAACACAGAGACAGATTGGTTCCACCAGTTATAACATGCTTTGGTGGCTTTCAGAGAGTCAAACAGAAGAACAAAGAGGAGAACAGACTAAGGATTAATGTTCAAGGCATTCCCATGTTACCCAAAGAAAAGAGATCCAGAGTCATCCTGAATTCACTGTCAAAGATTCCCTGTCAGGAGGACTTAGAAAGGACTCTAAAATCATCTCAAAAGCCATGTAACTCTTCTGTTGCCAGATATCAAGGTCATGAAGTAAAGAAGCCTCATACTCCATCATCCttcattttaaataaaatggTCTCAAAAGCAGATGGTGAAGCAGAAATGAGTGCAACTTCATACTGTGATAATCaagaaaaaatgaaaatctgTTCCCAACCAAGGGACCTGGAAACGTGTGAGCAAAACTTCACAGAGGAAAAGGAAACAGAACCCAAGTATGAGAATGTGTCTAACCATAACACATCTTTCCTTCATTCACAGTGA